A segment of the Bacillus licheniformis DSM 13 = ATCC 14580 genome:
TAGGCGTGCATCATATTGCCGGTCACATCTATGCCAACAGGCTTGTTCAGGACATTCAATTTCCGGCGATTGCCCTTGTCGTCTCAGGCGGCCACACCGAACTCGTATATATGAAAGAGCACGGCTCATTTGAAGTAATCGGAGAGACGCTCGACGATGCTGCAGGCGAAGCCTATGACAAAGTGGCGAGAACGATGGGGCTTCCTTATCCGGGTGGACCTCACATTGACAAACTTGCGCAAAAAGGCGAGGCAAATGTGCCGCTGCCGCGCGCATGGCTTGAAGAAGGGTCTTATCATTTCAGCTTCAGCGGATTGAAGTCTGCAGTCATCAACACGCTTCACAACGCTTCACAAAAAGGCGAAACGATAGCTCCGGAAGATTTGTCAGCCAGCTTTCAGGAAAGCGTCATAGATGTCCTCGTGACAAAAACGGAACGCGCTGCGGAAGCTTATGGCGTCAAACAGGTGCTGCTTGCCGGAGGAGTTGCTGCAAACAAAGGGCTGAGAGCCGCGCTCGAAAAAACGTTCAGCAGCCGTCCGGAGATCGAGCTTTTGATCCCGCCGCTCTCGCTGTGTACGGACAATGCCGCCATGATTGCCGCCGCAGGTACGGTTGCTTTTGAAAAAGGAATCAGAGGAAAATATGATATGAATGGTCAGCCTGGCTTAGATCTGACGTCTTATTGAAACCTCACGCTTTGTGAGGTTTTTTTACCCGGAAAAAGTTATTAACAAGTTATCAACACATATCCACAGTCTTGTGTATAATGTTAAAAACCTTAATTTACAGACCTTTTTTACCTGTTAGTAATGTGTATAAATATTATGTTATTTGTGGATATTGTGGGTAAATCGCTTTCTTTCTTTTAAATAAAGGATTTCAATTGTGGACAAAAAAACCGCTCCGGCTTGGAGCGGCTCATCCTTTATTCATTTGTAGATAGTGTTTCCCATTCTGATAACAGCTGTTCAAGCTCCTCATTCAGCTGTTCATTTTCAGAGTGGATTTCCTGAACCTTCTCGTGGTCTTGGAAGACGTCGGGATTGCATAGGAGCTCTTCATTCTTTTCAATTTGTTCTTCAATGGCCGTAATTCTTGTTTCGATGTCTTCAATCCTGCGCTGCCGCTGGCGTTCTTTTCTTTTCAGCTCTTTTTCTTCTTCATAGCTCTTTTTTGCGCCCGGTTTTTCGGAAGCGGCTTTCTGACGCTCTTCCGTCTGTTTTTCTAGTTCTTTCAGTTCAAGCTGCTGCGCTTTTTTTTCCGTGTAATAATCGTAGTCGCCTAAATATTCTTCGGCTTTGTCGCGAGAAAGCTCCAGTACTTTTGTCGCAATCCGGTTGATAAAATAGCGGTCATGGGACACAAATAATATCGTTCCCGGGTAATCGATTAAAGCGTTCTCCAAGACTTCCTTGCTGTCCAGGTCGAGATGGTTTGTCGGCTCATCAAGAATAAGGAAGTTCGCTTTTTGCAACATCAGCTTGGCGAGGGCAAGCCTGGCTTTTTCGCCACCGCTTAATGCATGTACAGGCTTTAATACATCTTCTCCCGAGAACAAGAAGTTGCCGAGGCAGGTCCTGATATCCTTTTCATTCATCTCCGGATAATCGTCCCAAAGCTCGTCAAGCACGCGTTTTGACGACGTCAATTCAGCCTGTTCCTGGTCGTAGTATCCGATTGAGACGTGAGAGCCCGTCGCGATTGTTCCCGACACCGGCTGCAGCTTTTGGATCAATGCTTTCAAAAGGGTCGACTTGCCGATTCCGTTCGGCCCGACTAGTGCAACGCTTTCCCCGCGGGTAATGCGAAAATCCAGTGAACGGAGAAGCGGGGGCTGGTCCTGATAGCTTACCGTCAGGTCTTCCACTCGCAGTACATCGTTTCCGCTTTGCCTTGTAATTTCAAAGCGGAATGACGCCGACTTTTCATCTCCAAGCGGTTTGTCCATGATCTCCATCCGTTCAAGCTGCTTTCGTCTGCTCTGCGCCCGTTTCGTCGTCGAAGCCCTTGCCAAGTTCCGATCGACGAAATCCTGCAGCTTGGCGATTTCGTCCTGCTGCTTTTCGTAAAGCTTTGTTTCCCTTTCCAGCTGCTCGGCTTTTAATTGGAGATAAGAGCTGTAGTTCCCGATATATTTTTTGCTTTGGGACCTGGTAATCTCGTAAACTTGGGTAACCACTTTGTCAAGAAAGTACCTGTCATGGGAAACGATTAAAATCGCTCCGCTGTAGCTTTGCAAATATTGTTCGAGCCATGTCAGGGTGTCGATATCCAAGTGGTTTGTCGGTTCGTCCAAAATGAGGAGGTCGGGTTTTGTCAAAAGCATTTTTCCGAGGGCAAGTCTTGTTTTTTGGCCTCCGCTTAAATCCTGAACGCGGACGGAGTCGTCAAATCCCGCAAAGCCGAGCCCGTGCATGACGGATCTGACCTCTGCCTCATATTGGTAGCCGCCTTTGTCCTTGAACTCCTGCTGAAGCCTGTCATATGTCTTCATTAATGATTCAAGCTTGTCCGGTCCGGCTTGCGCCATCTTTTCCTCGATCGCGCGCATTTCTTTTTCCATTTTTTTAAGAAAATCAAATACCGACAGCAATTCCTCTTTAAGCGTCAGCTTGGAATCGAGGCCGGAATGCTGGTCAAGGTAGCCCATCGTCAAATCTTTAGGTTTGATGATGTCCCCCTTTTCGTATGAGAGCTTTCCTGCGATAATCTTTAGAAGAGTCGATTTTCCGGCGCCGTTGCGTCCGACGACCGCAATCCGGTCCCGAGACCTGACTTCGAGTTTTATATTCGTTAAAATCGTATCGGCTCCAAACGATTTTGAAAGCTGATTTACTTGTAAAATCATCATGATCTTTCACCTCTTGTCTGCTATTTTAAGTGTAGCCTATCACCGCGCAGTCAGCAAACAATTAAGTGAAGTCTGGAAGATTTTAGCCAAAGAAAAAGACAGATTGAAAAAAATAGTGTATGATCATTATAAGGAGAGTTAAGAACATGAATGAGTTTACACATTTTAATGAACAAGGCAGAGCCAAGATGGTTGATATAAGCGAAAAGGAAGCTTCAGTGCGCACAGCTGCGGCTGTTTCAAGCGTGTCCATGAATCGAGAAGTACATGAAAAAATCAAAAACCGCGAAATCGGAAAAGGCGATGTGTTGGCGGTGGCGCAAGTGGCCGGAATCATGGCTGCAAAACAGACATCCGCCATCATCCCGATGTGTCATCCGATCGCTCTGAAAGGAGTCGACATCGCCTTTTGCTGGGAGAAGAAAGAGCAGAAGAGCATCCTGCATATACAATCTAACGTCAAGACCAAAGGGAGCACAGGTGTGGAAATGGAAGCGTTAACGTCGGCCTCCGTATGTGCGCTGACCGTTTATGACATGTGCAAAGCGGCGGATAAGGGAATGGTGATAGGACCGACCTTTCTTCTCGAAAAGACAGGCGGGAAAAACGGTGACTATAAAAGGGAAAAAGCTGATGTAGACATGGAGGATTAGTTTATGAACATGGATCATTCAAAAATTCCGCAAGCGACAGCGAAACGGCTGCCATTATATTATCGTTTTTTAAAAAACCTTCATGCATCCGGGAAACAGCGTGTATCTTCCGCTGAGCTGAGCGATGCCGTCAAAGTCGATTCCGCGACCATCCGAAGGGATTTCTCGTACTTCGGCGCGCTCGGGAAAAAAGGATACGGCTACAATGTCAATTATTTGCTGTCCTTTTTCAGAAAGACGCTTGATCAGGATGAAACGACGAACGTAACGCTTATTGGCGTGGGGAATTTGGGGACAGCCTTTCTCCATTACAATTTTATCAAAAACAATAATACAAAAATCGCCATGGCGTTTGACATCAATGAAGAAAAAATCGGAACCGAGGTCGGCGGCGTTCCCGTCTATGACCTGAATAAGCTTGAAGAGCATATGACGGATGATGATATCCCGGTCGCCATTTTGACGGTTCCAGCTCAAGCCGCACAGTCGATTACAGACAGGCTGGTGGCGCTTGGCATTAAAGGCATTCTTAATTTCACGCCGGCTCGCTTGAATGTGCCGGAACACATTCGCATTCATCATATAGATTTGGCAGTGGAACTTCAGTCGCTGGTGTATTTTCTGAAACATTATTCAATGCAGGAAAAGTAAAACGGAAAACGAAAAATAAATAAAGGAAAGGGGGCAGGCTTTATGCCAACAATCGGTCCTGGAAGCTTTATTTTAATTGTCGTGGTGGCGCTTTTGATATTCGGCCCGAAAAAACTTCCCGAGCTGGGAAGAGCGGCGGGAAACACGCTGCGGGAGTTTAAAAATGCGACAAAAGGTTTGGCTGACGACGATTCCGATAATAAAAAGAAAGAAGATCAGTAGGATAGGATGACATTTATGAAGGGAAAAGAAATGTCGCTGTTAGAACATATCACAGAACTGCGCAGACGGCTTGTGATCACTTTTTTCTTTTTTGTTTTGTTTGTTGCGGCAGGCTTTTTTTTGGCGAAGCCGCTCATAATCTACCTGCAGCAGACGGATGAAGCGAAGCTGCTGACTCTCAATGCGTTCAAGCTGACCGATCCTTTATTTGTGTACGTGCAGTTCGCGTTCATCATCGGCGCTGTCTTGACTTCGCCGCTTGTTCTATACCAGCTGTGGGCTTTCATCAGCCCGGGGCTGTATGAAAAAGAACGAAAAGTGACGCTCAGCTATATTCCAATATCGATCATTCTTTTTTTAGGCGGCATTGCCTTTTCTTACTTTATTTTATTTCCGTTTGTCGTGGACTTTATGACGAGAGTCTCAGATGATCTGAATGTCAACCAGGTCATCGGAATACACGAATATTTTCAGTTTCTGCTTCAGTTGACGCTTCCTTTTGGCTTGTTGTTTCAGATGCCTGTGGTCATCATGTTTATCACAAGGCTCGGTCTCGTGACGCCGATGTTTTTGGCGAAAATCCGAAAATATGCATATTTTGTGTTGTTCGTCATTGCGGCGCTCATTACACCGCCTGAGTTATTGTCGCATTTAATGGTCTCCGTGCCATTGCTCATTCTTTATGAAATCAGTATCGTGATTTCAAGAATATCCTACAGGCAGGCGCAAAAAACAATGATTCAAGAGGAAAATCAATCGTTTTTGAACGACCATACAAAATAAGAGCCATTCTTTTTTCAGAATGGCTCTTTTCTTTCAAATAAAAGGCTATTGATCTTTTCGCTTCATCCTGCCGGCCAGGGCGAACATTTTAAAGGAGATGCTGATATTATAGGCTGCGAAAAGCATCAGCAGGATCGTATAAAAAGACCACATGCTTCCGGGCGAGGTTGCCGCGAGATACGTAAACAGCACACCCGTTAATAAATAAATCACTCCCCAGAATTTAGGGCTTCTCATCATAGAAATCCTCCAATAATCATTTGCATTTTCTCGACGTTTTTCAAATATTCTTCAATAGGCTCCCGGAATGTCTGCAGCAAGACGACGAGCGTATTCATGGCGACATGGGCGAAAATCGGGACGATAATCCGGTTGGTCCTGACATATAAAAAGGCGAATGTGAATCCCATTGCCGTATAAATGAGCAGATGGCTGAAATCCAAATGGACGACCGAGAAGAGCACCGAACTGAACAGAGCGGCAACGAAAAAATTCGTTTTCTCATAGATCGCACCGAAAATGATCTTTCTGAAAATGATTTCTTCAAGAATCGGACCGAATACAGAAGAGACAAACACCATCAGCGGCAATGCGGTGATGATTTTCATAATCCGCTGCATATTTTCGGATTCCGGGTTGACCCCGAACAAGTTCATTTCGATCGAAGCGGCAATTGACTGCGCAAACAAAGCGAGAAAAACGCCGGCTACCGCCCATCCGATTGACGCTGCAACCGATGCTTTTGGACGATTGCGAAGCGTCGTCTTCGGCACCGTCCGCAAAATCAGCAGCACGATGACGAGACAGAGGGTAAACGCGATGACAGACCAGACGCCCGTCAATGTAAGCTGAGCTTCAGCCTTGGGCTGTCCTCTGCCCACTCCCAAAAAGTAGAGAAGAGGCAAGCCGACAACCGCCGACAATTGCATGAGAACGTATGCCAATATAATAAACCAGTATTGTTTTCTCAAGCTTTATGTACTCCTTTTCTAAAAATCTAAATCAGACTATGTTTATTGTAACACACTCTTTTTAAATTATAGGATGATAAGGATATGCGGAGAAATGTAGGCGCAAAAAAATTTGACCTTTTCACTTGAAATTGCCTGGGAGATTCTTTATTATAAGAATTGTGTTAGCACTCACCGAGTGCGAGTGCTAAAATTACATATGAAAATATTGAGGAGGTTGTTTCATTGTTAAAGCCATTAGGTGATCGCGTTGTCATTGAGCTCGTTGAGTCTGAAGAAAAAACTGCTAGCGGAATCGTACTTCCTGACTCCGCAAAAGAAAAACCACAAGAGGGTAAAGTGGTTGCAGCCGGTTCAGGCCGTGTGTTAGAGAGCGGAGAGCGCGTTGCATTAGAAGTTAAAACAGGCGACCGCATCATCTTCTCAAAATATGCAGGTACCGAAGTGAAATATGAAGGTACTGACTACTTAATCTTGCGTGAAAGCGACATTTTAGCTGTTATCGGCTAAGTCATAAATAAAAACGAGACAATTATATAGGAGGTTCGAATAACATGGCAAAAGATATTAAGTTTAGCGAAGAAGCCCGCCGTTCAATGCTGCGCGGTGTAGATGCATTGGCGGATGCTGTAAAGGTAACTTTGGGACCTAAAGGACGCAACGTCGTTCTTGAGAAAAAATTCGGTTCTCCATTAATCACAAACGACGGTGTAACCATCGCGAAAGAAATCGAGCTTGAAGACGCGTTCGAAAACATGGGCGCAAAGCTTGTTGCTGAAGTTGCGAGCAAAACAAACGATGTTGCCGGTGACGGTACAACAACAGCGACAGTTCTAGCTCAGGCGATGATTCGCGAAGGTCTTAAAAACGTAACTGCCGGCGCTAACCCTGTAGGCGTGCGCAAAGGTATCGAGCAGGCTGTGGCTGTAGCTGTTGAAAGCCTGAAAGAAATCTCTAAACCAATTGAAGGCAAAGAATCAATCGCACAAGTTGCTTCAATCTCCGCTGCAGACGAAGAAGTCGGAAGCCTGATCGCTGAAGCAATGGAGCGCGTCGGCAACGACGGTGTTATCACGATCGAAGAATCCAAAGGATTCACAACAGAGCTTGAAGTGGTTGAAGGTATGCAGTTCGACCGCGGATATGCGTCTCCTTACATGGTGACGGATTCCGATAAGATGGAAGCGGTTCTTGAGAATCCGTACATCTTAGTAACAGACAAAAAAATCACAAACATTCAAGAAATCCTGCCGGTGCTTGAGCAAGTCGTGCAACAAGGCAAACCGTTGCTTCTGATTGCTGAAGACGTTGAAGGTGAAGCTCTTGCAACATTGGTTGTCAACAAGCTTCGCGGAACATTCAACGCAGTGGCTGTTAAAGCGCCTGGATTCGGCGACCGCCGCAAAGCGATGCTCGAAGACATCTCTATCCTGACAGGCGCCGAAGTGATCACAGAAGATTTAGGTCTTGACCTTAAATCAACTCAAATCAATCAATTGGGACGCGCTTCTAAAGTTGTTGTTACAAAAGAAAACACAACAATTGTTGAAGGTGCGGGAGATACAGAGCAAATCGCGGCACGCGTCAACCAAATCCGCGCTCAAGTTGAAGAAACAACTTCTGAGTTCGATAAAGAAAAATTACAAGAACGCCTTGCTAAGCTTGCAGGCGGCGTAGCTGTCATCAAAGTCGGAGCTGCGACTGAAACAGAATTGAAAGAACGCAAGCTTCGCATCGAAGACGCCCTGAACTCTACTCGCGCTGCGGTAGAAGAAGGAATCGTATCCGGCGGTGGTACAGCTCTTGTCAATGTTTACAATAAAGTAGCTGCCCTTGAAGCTGAAGGCGACGAACTGACTGGTATCAACATCGTTCTTCGCGCTCTTGAAGAACCAATCCGTCAAATCGCGCACAACGCGGGTCTTGAAGGATCTGTCATCGTTGAGCGCCTGAAAAATGAAGAAATCGGCGTCGGCTACAACGCTGCAACAGGCGAATGGGTGAACATGATCGACAAAGGTATCGTTGACCCTACAAAAGTAACACGCTCAGCTCTGCAAAACGCAGCATCTGTAGCGGCTATGTTCCTGACAACTGAAGCAGTTGTTGCCGACAAACCGGAAGAAAACAAAGGCGGCGCAGGAATGCCTGACATGGGCGGCATGGGCGGCATGGGCGGCATGATGTAAGCCCAGCGTCCAAACGCTGATATATCAAGGAAAAGAGGCTCTTTTTAGAGCCTCTTTTTTTAAAA
Coding sequences within it:
- the tsaD gene encoding tRNA (adenosine(37)-N6)-threonylcarbamoyltransferase complex transferase subunit TsaD, producing MNHKKDLYVLGIETSCDETAAAIVKNGTDIISNVVASQIESHKRFGGVVPEIASRHHVEQITIVLEEAFAQADMTFDDIDAIAVTEGPGLVGALLIGVNAAKALSFARGIPLVGVHHIAGHIYANRLVQDIQFPAIALVVSGGHTELVYMKEHGSFEVIGETLDDAAGEAYDKVARTMGLPYPGGPHIDKLAQKGEANVPLPRAWLEEGSYHFSFSGLKSAVINTLHNASQKGETIAPEDLSASFQESVIDVLVTKTERAAEAYGVKQVLLAGGVAANKGLRAALEKTFSSRPEIELLIPPLSLCTDNAAMIAAAGTVAFEKGIRGKYDMNGQPGLDLTSY
- a CDS encoding ABC-F family ATP-binding cassette domain-containing protein; amino-acid sequence: MMILQVNQLSKSFGADTILTNIKLEVRSRDRIAVVGRNGAGKSTLLKIIAGKLSYEKGDIIKPKDLTMGYLDQHSGLDSKLTLKEELLSVFDFLKKMEKEMRAIEEKMAQAGPDKLESLMKTYDRLQQEFKDKGGYQYEAEVRSVMHGLGFAGFDDSVRVQDLSGGQKTRLALGKMLLTKPDLLILDEPTNHLDIDTLTWLEQYLQSYSGAILIVSHDRYFLDKVVTQVYEITRSQSKKYIGNYSSYLQLKAEQLERETKLYEKQQDEIAKLQDFVDRNLARASTTKRAQSRRKQLERMEIMDKPLGDEKSASFRFEITRQSGNDVLRVEDLTVSYQDQPPLLRSLDFRITRGESVALVGPNGIGKSTLLKALIQKLQPVSGTIATGSHVSIGYYDQEQAELTSSKRVLDELWDDYPEMNEKDIRTCLGNFLFSGEDVLKPVHALSGGEKARLALAKLMLQKANFLILDEPTNHLDLDSKEVLENALIDYPGTILFVSHDRYFINRIATKVLELSRDKAEEYLGDYDYYTEKKAQQLELKELEKQTEERQKAASEKPGAKKSYEEEKELKRKERQRQRRIEDIETRITAIEEQIEKNEELLCNPDVFQDHEKVQEIHSENEQLNEELEQLLSEWETLSTNE
- the moaC gene encoding cyclic pyranopterin monophosphate synthase MoaC, whose product is MNEFTHFNEQGRAKMVDISEKEASVRTAAAVSSVSMNREVHEKIKNREIGKGDVLAVAQVAGIMAAKQTSAIIPMCHPIALKGVDIAFCWEKKEQKSILHIQSNVKTKGSTGVEMEALTSASVCALTVYDMCKAADKGMVIGPTFLLEKTGGKNGDYKREKADVDMED
- a CDS encoding redox-sensing transcriptional repressor Rex, which produces MNMDHSKIPQATAKRLPLYYRFLKNLHASGKQRVSSAELSDAVKVDSATIRRDFSYFGALGKKGYGYNVNYLLSFFRKTLDQDETTNVTLIGVGNLGTAFLHYNFIKNNNTKIAMAFDINEEKIGTEVGGVPVYDLNKLEEHMTDDDIPVAILTVPAQAAQSITDRLVALGIKGILNFTPARLNVPEHIRIHHIDLAVELQSLVYFLKHYSMQEK
- a CDS encoding twin-arginine translocase TatA/TatE family subunit, producing the protein MPTIGPGSFILIVVVALLIFGPKKLPELGRAAGNTLREFKNATKGLADDDSDNKKKEDQ
- the tatC gene encoding twin-arginine translocase subunit TatC, translating into MTFMKGKEMSLLEHITELRRRLVITFFFFVLFVAAGFFLAKPLIIYLQQTDEAKLLTLNAFKLTDPLFVYVQFAFIIGAVLTSPLVLYQLWAFISPGLYEKERKVTLSYIPISIILFLGGIAFSYFILFPFVVDFMTRVSDDLNVNQVIGIHEYFQFLLQLTLPFGLLFQMPVVIMFITRLGLVTPMFLAKIRKYAYFVLFVIAALITPPELLSHLMVSVPLLILYEISIVISRISYRQAQKTMIQEENQSFLNDHTK
- a CDS encoding YdiK family protein; translated protein: MRSPKFWGVIYLLTGVLFTYLAATSPGSMWSFYTILLMLFAAYNISISFKMFALAGRMKRKDQ
- a CDS encoding CPBP family intramembrane glutamic endopeptidase; amino-acid sequence: MRKQYWFIILAYVLMQLSAVVGLPLLYFLGVGRGQPKAEAQLTLTGVWSVIAFTLCLVIVLLILRTVPKTTLRNRPKASVAASIGWAVAGVFLALFAQSIAASIEMNLFGVNPESENMQRIMKIITALPLMVFVSSVFGPILEEIIFRKIIFGAIYEKTNFFVAALFSSVLFSVVHLDFSHLLIYTAMGFTFAFLYVRTNRIIVPIFAHVAMNTLVVLLQTFREPIEEYLKNVEKMQMIIGGFL
- the groES gene encoding co-chaperone GroES; translation: MLKPLGDRVVIELVESEEKTASGIVLPDSAKEKPQEGKVVAAGSGRVLESGERVALEVKTGDRIIFSKYAGTEVKYEGTDYLILRESDILAVIG
- the groL gene encoding chaperonin GroEL (60 kDa chaperone family; promotes refolding of misfolded polypeptides especially under stressful conditions; forms two stacked rings of heptamers to form a barrel-shaped 14mer; ends can be capped by GroES; misfolded proteins enter the barrel where they are refolded when GroES binds) gives rise to the protein MAKDIKFSEEARRSMLRGVDALADAVKVTLGPKGRNVVLEKKFGSPLITNDGVTIAKEIELEDAFENMGAKLVAEVASKTNDVAGDGTTTATVLAQAMIREGLKNVTAGANPVGVRKGIEQAVAVAVESLKEISKPIEGKESIAQVASISAADEEVGSLIAEAMERVGNDGVITIEESKGFTTELEVVEGMQFDRGYASPYMVTDSDKMEAVLENPYILVTDKKITNIQEILPVLEQVVQQGKPLLLIAEDVEGEALATLVVNKLRGTFNAVAVKAPGFGDRRKAMLEDISILTGAEVITEDLGLDLKSTQINQLGRASKVVVTKENTTIVEGAGDTEQIAARVNQIRAQVEETTSEFDKEKLQERLAKLAGGVAVIKVGAATETELKERKLRIEDALNSTRAAVEEGIVSGGGTALVNVYNKVAALEAEGDELTGINIVLRALEEPIRQIAHNAGLEGSVIVERLKNEEIGVGYNAATGEWVNMIDKGIVDPTKVTRSALQNAASVAAMFLTTEAVVADKPEENKGGAGMPDMGGMGGMGGMM